From Fibrobacter sp. UWB16, one genomic window encodes:
- the rpmJ gene encoding 50S ribosomal protein L36 → MKIKASIKPRCENCKIIRRKGVLRIICSKNPRHKQKQG, encoded by the coding sequence ATGAAAATCAAAGCCTCCATTAAACCCAGATGTGAAAACTGCAAGATCATCCGTCGTAAGGGTGTATTGCGCATCATCTGTTCGAAGAACCCCCGTCACAAGCAGAAGCAGGGATAA
- the infA gene encoding translation initiation factor IF-1: MAKEEGIQVEGVVLEALPNAFFRVQLGNGHEILAHVSGKMRRHFIRILPDDKVLVEISPYDLNRGRITYRYK; the protein is encoded by the coding sequence GTGGCTAAAGAAGAAGGTATACAAGTAGAAGGCGTTGTGTTGGAAGCTCTTCCCAACGCTTTCTTCCGTGTTCAACTCGGAAATGGTCACGAGATCCTCGCCCATGTTTCAGGAAAAATGCGCCGGCATTTCATTAGAATCTTGCCGGACGACAAAGTGTTGGTCGAGATTTCCCCGTACGATTTAAATCGCGGGCGAATTACTTACCGTTACAAGTAA